The following proteins are co-located in the Armatimonadota bacterium genome:
- a CDS encoding PAS domain S-box protein produces the protein MRAGPRRWVRAAPLAGPALAVLLLLGLELASRLGVRLPNPAAVYLLAVLALAVLVGVLRRRMVVQTARATELAVRLEEAEARRQLEEALAVLFRRNPQPMWVYDLETLRFLEVNEAAVQRYGYSREEFLRMRILDIRPPEDVPRLLEDVQRPRPALQASGTWRHRTKDGRILHVEVTSHTLPYGGRPAVLVVAHDVTERYRTEQALQESEGLFRSLVEQSLVGVYLIQDGVFRYVNPALADIFGYPREELIERRGPKDLVHPEDWPLVDANLRRRLEGEVQALRYGFRGMRKDGQVIHVEVYGARTVYQGRPAVIGTLVDVTEQKEAEEALRALTRELEERVRLRTAELEAANRELEAFSYSVAHDLRSPLRSIDGFSQALLEDYADRLDEAGQDYLRRVRAASQRMAELIDDLLQLSRVTRAPLEAQEVDLSALVQAIVEELRQREPDRAVEVHITPGIRARADPRLMRVALENLLHNAWKFTRPRPHARIAFGAAPTPHGLACFIQDNGVGFEMRYADKLFAPFQRLHKPSEFPGSGIGLATVQRIVARHGGRVWAEAEADRGATFYFILPGLREETDAAQDHLAGGG, from the coding sequence ATGCGGGCTGGACCGAGGCGATGGGTCAGGGCGGCCCCCCTCGCGGGACCTGCCCTCGCCGTGCTCCTCCTCCTCGGCCTGGAACTCGCGAGCCGCCTCGGAGTCCGCCTCCCCAACCCCGCGGCCGTCTACCTCCTCGCGGTGCTGGCCCTCGCGGTACTGGTGGGAGTTCTCCGGAGACGGATGGTGGTCCAGACGGCCCGGGCCACGGAGCTCGCGGTGCGCCTTGAGGAGGCGGAGGCGCGGCGACAGCTGGAGGAGGCCCTGGCCGTGCTCTTCCGCAGGAATCCGCAACCCATGTGGGTGTATGACCTCGAGACCCTGCGATTCCTGGAGGTGAACGAGGCCGCGGTCCAGCGGTACGGGTACAGCCGGGAGGAGTTTCTGCGGATGCGCATCCTCGACATCCGGCCTCCGGAGGACGTGCCCCGGCTGCTGGAGGACGTGCAAAGGCCCCGACCCGCCCTCCAGGCCTCCGGAACGTGGCGGCACCGCACCAAGGACGGCCGCATCCTCCACGTGGAGGTCACTTCCCATACCCTCCCCTACGGGGGCCGGCCCGCAGTTCTGGTGGTGGCCCATGACGTCACGGAGCGCTACCGCACAGAGCAGGCCTTGCAGGAGTCGGAGGGGCTGTTTCGGAGCCTCGTGGAGCAGTCCCTGGTGGGCGTGTACCTCATCCAGGACGGTGTGTTCCGGTACGTGAACCCCGCCCTCGCGGACATCTTCGGATACCCACGGGAGGAGCTCATTGAGCGGCGCGGGCCCAAGGACCTCGTGCACCCGGAGGACTGGCCTCTCGTGGACGCAAACCTCCGCCGCCGCCTCGAAGGAGAGGTGCAGGCGCTGCGGTACGGGTTCCGGGGCATGCGCAAGGACGGCCAGGTGATCCACGTGGAGGTGTACGGCGCCCGTACGGTCTACCAGGGCCGACCCGCGGTGATCGGTACCTTGGTGGACGTCACGGAGCAGAAGGAAGCGGAGGAGGCCCTGCGGGCCCTCACGCGGGAGCTGGAGGAGCGGGTGCGTCTGAGAACCGCGGAGCTGGAGGCCGCGAACCGGGAGCTGGAGGCCTTCAGCTACTCCGTGGCCCACGACCTCCGCTCGCCCCTGCGCAGCATCGACGGGTTCAGCCAGGCCCTGCTGGAGGACTACGCGGACCGGCTGGACGAGGCGGGTCAGGACTACCTGCGGCGGGTCCGGGCCGCAAGCCAGCGCATGGCGGAGCTCATCGACGACCTCCTGCAGCTCTCCCGCGTCACCCGGGCACCGCTGGAGGCGCAGGAGGTGGACCTCAGCGCGCTCGTGCAGGCCATCGTGGAGGAGTTGCGCCAGCGAGAGCCGGACCGGGCGGTCGAGGTGCACATCACGCCCGGGATTCGGGCCCGAGCAGATCCGCGGTTGATGCGCGTGGCCCTGGAAAACCTCCTGCACAACGCATGGAAGTTCACCCGTCCCCGGCCCCACGCCCGGATCGCGTTCGGCGCAGCTCCGACCCCGCACGGCCTCGCGTGCTTCATCCAGGACAACGGGGTGGGCTTCGAGATGCGGTACGCGGACAAGCTCTTTGCCCCCTTCCAGCGCCTGCACAAGCCCTCGGAATTCCCCGGATCCGGCATCGGGCTCGCAACGGTGCAGCGGATCGTGGCACGACACGGCGGGCGGGTGTGGGCAGAAGCCGAGGCGGATCGGGGCGCCACCTTCTACTTCATCCTGCCGGGACTGCGGGAGGAAACCGATGCGGCCCAAGACCATCTTGCTGGTGGAGGATAA
- a CDS encoding tyrosine-type recombinase/integrase: MSEAFLLTKRLSGCTEATLVTYRWWLERLCAFLGPEEPSPARVVEFFSTLEGKSSSHRHQAYRTLRTFFRWAVSIGEIVQDPLAGFRLRTPKTLPRVPTDDELRQVLRCCPDTFEGLRNRTIILVLADSGLRAQELLRLLVQDWNPAERSLFVRAGKGQKDRVVFVGPTTARSLRAWLATHPRPAPEEHLFCDRRGRPIKARHLVQILHRLSQRAGLPRERWLHPHALRHYCATGLLRHGADLEAVRRLLGHSTLNMVLRYAHLVGRDVQQAHRRAAHLERLDLR; encoded by the coding sequence TTGAGCGAGGCCTTCCTGCTCACCAAGCGGCTGAGCGGGTGTACGGAGGCCACTCTGGTCACCTACCGGTGGTGGCTGGAGCGGCTGTGCGCCTTCCTGGGTCCGGAAGAGCCTAGTCCGGCCCGGGTGGTGGAGTTCTTCTCGACCCTGGAGGGCAAGTCGAGCAGTCACCGGCACCAGGCGTATCGGACGCTCCGGACCTTCTTCAGGTGGGCGGTCTCGATCGGCGAGATCGTCCAGGACCCGCTCGCCGGCTTCAGGCTCCGGACACCCAAGACCCTGCCGCGGGTGCCCACGGACGACGAGCTGCGGCAGGTCTTGCGGTGCTGCCCGGACACCTTCGAGGGCCTCCGGAACCGGACCATTATCCTGGTCCTCGCCGACTCCGGCCTGCGGGCCCAAGAACTCCTGCGCCTGCTGGTCCAGGACTGGAACCCGGCGGAGAGGAGCCTGTTCGTGAGGGCCGGCAAAGGGCAGAAGGATCGGGTGGTCTTTGTGGGCCCGACCACCGCCCGCTCGCTGCGGGCGTGGCTGGCTACCCACCCGCGGCCGGCACCGGAAGAGCACCTGTTCTGCGACAGGAGAGGGCGGCCGATCAAGGCCCGCCACCTGGTGCAGATCCTCCACCGCCTCTCGCAGCGGGCAGGGCTACCACGTGAACGGTGGCTCCACCCGCACGCGCTGCGGCACTACTGCGCCACGGGCCTGCTGCGTCACGGAGCCGACCTCGAGGCGGTGCGGCGGCTGTTGGGCCACTCCACCTTGAACATGGTGCTGAGGTACGCCCACCTGGTCGGGCGCGACGTGCAGCAGGCCCACCGGAGGGCCGCCCACCTGGAGCGGCTGGACCTACGGTGA
- a CDS encoding AAA family ATPase, producing the protein MSGSVEAVLEVERQLLGSLLLLEDSARQRALAEHLDPGDFRAPQHQEIARVIRVLVEQGVPADIGTVAAHLVEEGKSLDEVGGSAYLIALQNSVATSAGAEVLLEKVRAQARKRRLALAARAVAHYLETGDRRAQEALEDLRRALEERDHEAAGPWPATTSAADLMACPPSEPRWVVSSVLPEGVAVFAGKPKAGKSYASLGVAVAVATGGMALSRWRCEPGEVLYIALEDTPRRIRSRLEQLGATGADLSRLHLAFEWPTLSDGGLRALEAWLRAHPEARLVVVDTLQRLRGRQDARTNAYALDYETLGPLADLARRHGVAILVVHHTRKAPADDPMDLVSGSAGITGAADTVWVLRRTRGAQEATLSITGRDVEDQELALRFEGGLWVVEGPAQEVMATREQQEVLETLRVGGPMRPSEIAAALGIRAEAVRMRLSRMARAGYLQRCPDGRYAITQGPSGEEQGARVPVMPVTPVTPVTPVTPVTVLRPGRDRNTVTGVTRNTVPSEEAAHPPAATRPSPPDPTLGDPAPGGPPSPGPDPGSAQDPARPSPPGPVLDLPPQTCGGRWHPDPEWPGWVRCSGCLAYARIEDLRPGRRLNGPARQEGLL; encoded by the coding sequence ATGTCCGGATCGGTTGAGGCAGTCCTCGAGGTTGAGCGCCAGTTGCTGGGTAGCCTCCTGCTCCTGGAGGACTCGGCCAGGCAGCGGGCCTTGGCCGAGCACCTGGACCCGGGTGACTTCCGGGCGCCGCAGCACCAGGAGATCGCCCGGGTGATCAGGGTCCTAGTCGAGCAGGGCGTACCCGCGGACATCGGCACGGTTGCGGCTCACCTGGTCGAGGAAGGTAAGTCGCTCGATGAAGTCGGCGGGTCCGCCTACCTCATCGCCCTCCAGAACTCGGTGGCCACCTCCGCGGGCGCCGAGGTCCTCCTCGAGAAGGTGCGGGCCCAGGCTCGAAAGCGCCGGTTGGCCCTGGCGGCCAGGGCGGTGGCCCACTACCTGGAGACGGGCGACCGGAGGGCCCAGGAGGCCCTGGAGGACCTCAGGCGGGCCCTGGAGGAGCGCGACCACGAGGCTGCCGGCCCGTGGCCTGCGACGACCTCCGCCGCCGATCTGATGGCCTGCCCGCCCTCGGAGCCCAGGTGGGTCGTTTCGTCGGTCCTGCCCGAGGGCGTTGCGGTCTTTGCCGGCAAGCCAAAAGCCGGAAAGTCTTACGCCTCGCTCGGTGTCGCGGTTGCCGTAGCAACCGGCGGAATGGCCTTGAGCCGGTGGAGGTGCGAACCGGGCGAGGTACTGTACATCGCCCTGGAGGACACGCCAAGGCGCATCCGGAGCCGCCTGGAACAGTTAGGCGCCACCGGTGCGGACCTGAGCCGGCTGCACCTGGCCTTCGAGTGGCCCACGTTGAGTGATGGCGGCCTGCGGGCCCTTGAGGCCTGGCTGCGAGCCCACCCGGAAGCCAGACTGGTGGTCGTTGACACCCTCCAGCGGCTGCGCGGCCGGCAGGATGCGCGCACGAACGCCTACGCCCTAGACTACGAGACCCTCGGCCCGTTGGCAGACCTCGCCCGCCGGCACGGCGTGGCCATACTGGTGGTCCACCACACCCGGAAGGCACCCGCCGATGACCCAATGGACCTGGTCAGCGGGTCCGCGGGCATCACGGGTGCCGCGGACACGGTGTGGGTCCTCCGGCGGACTCGTGGCGCGCAGGAGGCGACCCTCTCGATCACGGGGCGAGACGTGGAGGACCAGGAGCTGGCCCTCCGCTTCGAGGGCGGGCTGTGGGTGGTGGAGGGTCCGGCCCAGGAGGTCATGGCCACCCGAGAGCAACAAGAGGTCCTGGAAACCCTCCGGGTGGGCGGGCCGATGCGGCCCTCCGAGATCGCGGCCGCCCTGGGCATCCGGGCCGAGGCGGTCCGCATGCGCCTCTCCAGGATGGCCCGAGCCGGGTACCTTCAGAGGTGCCCGGATGGGCGGTACGCCATCACCCAAGGGCCCTCCGGCGAGGAACAAGGAGCTCGGGTACCTGTTATGCCTGTTACGCCTGTTACACCTGTTACGCCTGTTACGCCTGTTACGGTGTTACGGCCTGGGCGTGACCGTAACACCGTAACAGGCGTAACACGTAACACCGTACCCTCCGAGGAGGCTGCCCACCCACCGGCGGCCACCCGGCCCTCGCCGCCCGACCCGACCCTGGGCGACCCGGCACCGGGTGGGCCACCCTCGCCCGGCCCAGACCCGGGCTCTGCTCAAGACCCTGCCCGGCCCTCACCACCCGGCCCGGTCCTGGACCTGCCACCGCAGACGTGCGGTGGCAGGTGGCATCCGGACCCTGAGTGGCCCGGCTGGGTCAGGTGCTCCGGGTGCCTCGCCTACGCCCGGATCGAGGACCTGCGGCCCGGGCGCCGGCTGAACGGCCCGGCGAGGCAGGAGGGCCTCCTATGA
- a CDS encoding CDGSH iron-sulfur domain-containing protein, with translation MAEVTITPRDNGPYLVRGPVRLVDAEGRAWNLDREVIALCRCGGSANKPFCDGTHARIGFQSQVRASAP, from the coding sequence ATGGCGGAGGTGACCATCACGCCCCGGGACAACGGCCCGTACCTGGTGCGGGGGCCGGTGCGCTTGGTGGACGCGGAGGGACGCGCGTGGAACCTCGACCGCGAGGTCATCGCCCTGTGCCGGTGCGGGGGGAGCGCCAACAAGCCCTTCTGCGATGGTACCCATGCCCGCATCGGCTTCCAGTCTCAGGTCCGGGCCTCCGCTCCCTAA
- a CDS encoding MFS transporter, whose protein sequence is MRPRARLAFLWDLTGALLFGIFSGMVIPFLGVTARRMGASPFLVSLVVAGPAVGLLLAAYWSVVVAGRNPVPYLVWPGVLARSLFLLTPAITHPDAFAVLVLAYHAVNGITTPAYAATVQLLYPQESRGTLLGLVRTGLSCASILGSLLAGPLLERFGPQVVLPAAALFGVAGALAYSRIRPPRLPASPPRPSLREVWHAAWADGRFRWVLVATFAFGFGGWTMAPALPLLLVDVLQARHTQVGILAAISNAASVVGFFLWGRTIDQSSGLTTLRRALVLSPLTPLLYALAPSAWVALMPAAADGFLIAAVELAWMTTTMELAPPHLVVHYAGAYTSLIGVRGILAPLLAGVLLESLGPRPVLLLSAAWMAAAGATAWLRLRP, encoded by the coding sequence TTGCGCCCAAGGGCCCGTCTGGCATTCCTGTGGGACCTCACCGGGGCTTTGCTGTTCGGCATCTTCAGCGGGATGGTGATCCCCTTCCTCGGGGTCACCGCCCGCCGGATGGGCGCCAGCCCGTTCCTGGTCTCCCTGGTGGTCGCCGGTCCCGCGGTGGGGCTGCTGCTTGCCGCTTACTGGAGCGTGGTGGTGGCAGGTCGGAATCCTGTCCCGTACCTTGTGTGGCCGGGTGTGCTGGCCCGCAGCCTCTTCTTGCTCACCCCGGCGATCACACATCCGGATGCCTTCGCGGTCCTGGTGCTTGCCTACCACGCCGTAAACGGCATCACCACCCCCGCCTACGCGGCCACGGTGCAGCTCCTCTACCCGCAGGAATCCCGGGGCACCCTGCTGGGCCTGGTACGCACCGGGCTCAGCTGTGCCTCCATCCTGGGTTCCCTCCTGGCAGGCCCTCTCCTGGAACGGTTCGGTCCCCAGGTGGTCCTTCCCGCCGCGGCCCTGTTCGGCGTGGCGGGTGCCCTGGCTTACAGCCGCATCCGGCCTCCCCGTCTCCCCGCATCTCCTCCCCGACCCTCCCTGCGGGAGGTGTGGCACGCCGCGTGGGCGGACGGACGGTTCCGGTGGGTACTCGTGGCCACCTTCGCGTTCGGGTTCGGCGGGTGGACCATGGCGCCGGCACTCCCCCTTCTGCTGGTGGACGTCCTCCAGGCCCGGCACACCCAGGTCGGGATCCTGGCCGCCATCTCCAACGCAGCCTCCGTGGTAGGCTTCTTCCTATGGGGGAGAACCATTGACCAGTCGAGCGGGCTTACTACCCTGCGCAGAGCGCTCGTGCTCTCTCCCCTCACCCCCCTGCTCTACGCCCTTGCTCCCTCCGCGTGGGTGGCCCTCATGCCCGCAGCCGCGGATGGATTCCTCATCGCCGCGGTGGAGCTCGCGTGGATGACCACGACGATGGAGCTCGCACCCCCGCACCTGGTGGTGCATTACGCGGGAGCCTACACCTCCCTCATTGGCGTGCGCGGAATTCTGGCCCCCCTCCTTGCCGGCGTGCTCCTCGAGAGCCTGGGTCCGCGGCCAGTGCTCCTCCTCTCCGCCGCCTGGATGGCCGCGGCCGGGGCCACCGCCTGGCTGCGCCTGCGCCCTTGA
- a CDS encoding extracellular solute-binding protein produces MGGGGRLVRAGPWVIVGLALIGWLLAPAGGAAPSREWDQVIQAARREGRLVVYDAFGGAVPTVQYAAERFEAMHRVKVEIAVMRASESIERIRVEQRAGRAIADLVTAGSGTTRPMLDEGVLRPFEGLPSAPRIAPQVRLKVQEWELQQYLLPFLIQLYGILVNTSLVRPEEEPKSWSDLADPRWRGRLIMDDPRAPGGGQVLFQVTYRALGRRFQEDLAAQRPFLTRGIADAASRVARGEFAVMAPFALGLYPRVRGGPVKLIIPREGAPYVPLGVSLPRRSDHPNAAVAFSEFLLSREVQVRLMHDFILPVVRGYDQQAPEEVRPFLRARLWDTVVDPRVEPEYLRRASEIYR; encoded by the coding sequence ATGGGAGGAGGCGGGAGGCTGGTTCGAGCGGGCCCGTGGGTGATCGTGGGGTTGGCCCTGATCGGCTGGCTGCTGGCTCCCGCGGGCGGAGCCGCGCCGTCCCGGGAGTGGGATCAGGTCATCCAGGCCGCGCGGCGAGAGGGCCGTTTGGTGGTCTACGACGCCTTTGGAGGGGCGGTCCCCACGGTGCAGTACGCCGCGGAGCGGTTCGAGGCCATGCATCGGGTGAAGGTCGAGATCGCCGTGATGCGGGCCAGCGAGTCCATCGAGCGCATCCGGGTGGAGCAACGGGCCGGTCGGGCCATCGCGGACCTGGTGACCGCGGGCTCCGGGACCACCCGCCCCATGCTGGACGAGGGCGTTCTGCGTCCCTTCGAGGGACTTCCCAGCGCTCCACGGATCGCGCCGCAGGTCCGGTTAAAGGTTCAGGAGTGGGAGCTGCAGCAGTACCTTCTGCCCTTCCTGATCCAGCTGTACGGGATCCTGGTCAACACGAGCCTGGTGCGGCCCGAGGAGGAGCCGAAGAGCTGGAGCGATCTCGCGGATCCCCGATGGCGTGGCCGGCTCATCATGGACGATCCCAGGGCGCCGGGAGGGGGTCAGGTCCTCTTCCAGGTGACCTACCGGGCGCTGGGGCGGAGGTTCCAGGAAGATCTCGCGGCCCAGCGGCCGTTCCTCACCCGGGGAATCGCGGACGCGGCCAGCCGGGTCGCCCGGGGAGAGTTCGCGGTGATGGCCCCCTTTGCCCTGGGGCTCTACCCGCGTGTTCGCGGAGGGCCCGTGAAGCTCATTATCCCCCGGGAGGGGGCCCCCTATGTCCCCCTGGGCGTCTCCCTGCCGCGGCGCAGCGATCACCCGAACGCGGCGGTGGCCTTCAGCGAGTTCCTCCTCTCCCGGGAGGTTCAGGTCCGACTGATGCACGATTTCATCCTGCCGGTGGTGCGCGGGTATGATCAGCAGGCGCCGGAAGAGGTCCGGCCGTTCCTGCGGGCCCGGCTGTGGGACACCGTGGTGGATCCCCGGGTAGAGCCCGAGTATCTCCGGCGGGCAAGCGAAATCTACCGGTAG
- a CDS encoding extracellular solute-binding protein, whose protein sequence is MRRILQAVILVLALAGWSHEVAGSPGGLWAQVVAAARREGTLVLYDGHGGALPTIQFAADLFQKTYGIRVEMSVMRASEAQERVRIEQRAGRPLADLVTVGPSQAWQMKKLQQTVQPLGDLPSRKRVAAQIRLKLQEWEIEDVMLVEAVQLYGILINTRLVPPGEEPRSWMDLLDPRWRGRMIADDPRAFGGGSVFFAATYKRLGRGYHEQLAGQRPFFTRAIAEAANRVARGEFALMYPFALGLYPRVRDLPNVKVIIPREGAPYVLQGVSIPREVPHPNAARLFAELLLSDAVQRNLYENFVLPAVAGFIRQAPSEQRTLLGVPLWETSDPPRGEELLRLASEIYR, encoded by the coding sequence ATGCGTCGGATCCTCCAAGCAGTCATCCTCGTCCTCGCGTTGGCCGGGTGGAGCCATGAGGTGGCGGGAAGCCCCGGGGGCCTCTGGGCCCAGGTGGTGGCCGCGGCCCGGAGGGAGGGAACCCTGGTCCTCTACGACGGGCACGGAGGGGCGCTTCCCACCATCCAGTTCGCCGCGGACCTGTTCCAGAAAACGTACGGCATCCGGGTGGAGATGAGCGTGATGCGGGCCAGCGAGGCCCAGGAGCGGGTGCGGATCGAGCAGCGGGCGGGCCGACCGCTCGCGGACCTCGTCACCGTGGGTCCGAGCCAGGCCTGGCAGATGAAGAAGCTGCAGCAAACCGTGCAGCCCCTCGGAGACCTTCCCAGCAGGAAGAGGGTGGCCGCGCAGATCCGGCTGAAGCTGCAGGAGTGGGAGATCGAAGACGTCATGCTCGTGGAAGCCGTGCAGCTCTACGGCATCCTGATCAACACCCGGCTGGTCCCTCCCGGAGAGGAACCCCGAAGCTGGATGGACCTTCTGGATCCCCGGTGGCGGGGCAGGATGATCGCGGACGACCCCCGGGCCTTCGGCGGGGGATCCGTGTTCTTCGCCGCCACCTACAAGCGACTCGGGCGGGGGTACCACGAGCAACTGGCGGGGCAGCGTCCCTTCTTCACGAGGGCCATCGCGGAGGCCGCGAACCGGGTGGCGCGGGGAGAGTTCGCCTTGATGTACCCGTTTGCCCTGGGGTTGTATCCGCGGGTCCGGGACCTCCCCAACGTGAAGGTGATCATCCCCCGGGAGGGCGCGCCCTACGTGCTGCAGGGGGTTTCGATCCCGCGGGAGGTACCGCACCCCAATGCCGCCCGGCTCTTCGCGGAGCTGCTCCTCTCGGATGCCGTCCAGCGGAATCTCTACGAGAATTTCGTCCTGCCCGCCGTGGCGGGTTTCATCCGTCAGGCGCCGTCCGAACAGCGAACCCTCCTGGGGGTTCCCCTGTGGGAGACCTCGGATCCCCCGAGGGGAGAGGAGCTCCTCCGACTCGCCTCGGAGATCTATCGCTGA